A window of the Bacillus andreraoultii genome harbors these coding sequences:
- a CDS encoding IS1380-like element ISBco1 family transposase: protein MVTLTQKTLDFNHKIKLSNDGGSLSSDTGEFLFREFDEKIGFSKTLVKYLRLNDSRKYYLHSNENLLRQKVYQIIAGYAEDDAADQLTHDPVFKEIIETPTLASQPSLSRFYTRFDKDSIEQLNLANQEMLDKIHCFRQSKELFIDLDSTHSDTYGDQESSSYNTHYGTMGFHPLVAFDGATGDFLKAQLRPGNVYTSNGVVEFIRPLIKHYNEMFPETTLFLRGDSGFAVPGLYDLCEEESVLYIIRLKSNSQLQSLAKEYHPSSAPLDVSKTETYYEETIYQAKSWSKPRRVIIQSVRPAGELFFTHSFFVTNFELAFPQDIVRAYQKRGTMENYIKEAKNGFYFDHMNSHAFLVNEVKMMLTLLAYNLTNWLRTLCFPEGQKTMQIDTIRTRLIKAASKVVKSGRSLYFKLSSSFVYQNFFWDVLNRIQKLQLE from the coding sequence ATGGTTACTTTAACGCAAAAAACACTTGATTTCAATCATAAAATTAAATTGTCAAATGATGGAGGTTCTCTTTCCTCCGATACAGGTGAGTTTCTTTTTAGAGAATTCGATGAAAAAATTGGTTTTTCAAAGACTTTAGTTAAGTACTTGAGACTTAACGATTCAAGGAAATATTATCTTCATTCAAATGAAAACTTGTTACGTCAAAAAGTCTATCAAATCATTGCCGGGTATGCGGAAGATGATGCGGCTGATCAGTTGACTCATGATCCTGTGTTTAAGGAAATCATTGAAACTCCAACACTTGCTTCCCAGCCCAGTTTGTCTCGCTTTTATACACGATTTGATAAAGATTCAATTGAACAATTAAATCTGGCTAACCAAGAAATGCTTGATAAGATTCATTGTTTTCGACAATCGAAAGAGTTATTTATCGACTTGGATTCGACTCATTCGGATACATATGGGGACCAAGAATCTTCGTCATATAATACTCATTATGGCACGATGGGTTTTCATCCATTAGTCGCCTTTGATGGTGCGACTGGTGACTTTTTGAAAGCACAACTCCGTCCCGGAAATGTTTATACATCAAATGGTGTGGTGGAATTTATTCGGCCTCTCATTAAACATTATAACGAAATGTTTCCGGAAACTACCCTGTTTCTTCGTGGAGATAGTGGGTTTGCTGTTCCGGGATTATACGATCTGTGTGAAGAAGAATCTGTTTTGTATATTATTCGGTTGAAATCGAATTCACAACTACAAAGTTTAGCGAAGGAATACCATCCTTCTTCCGCACCTTTAGATGTTTCCAAGACGGAAACCTATTATGAAGAAACGATTTACCAAGCAAAATCATGGTCAAAACCAAGAAGGGTGATTATTCAATCGGTACGTCCTGCAGGTGAGCTGTTCTTTACCCATTCCTTTTTTGTTACTAACTTTGAATTAGCTTTTCCTCAAGATATCGTCCGAGCTTATCAAAAAAGAGGGACGATGGAAAACTATATCAAAGAAGCAAAAAATGGCTTTTACTTTGATCATATGAATAGCCACGCTTTTCTAGTGAACGAAGTAAAAATGATGTTAACACTTCTTGCATATAATTTGACCAATTGGTTACGAACTCTTTGTTTTCCGGAAGGTCAAAAAACTATGCAAATTGATACGATACGTACTCGGTTAATTAAAGCGGCAAGTAAAGTCGTGAAATCAGGCAGATCCCTTTACTTCAAACTATCATCGAGTTTTGTGTATCAAAATTTCTTTTGGGATGTACTGAATCGAATTCAAAAACTACAATTGGAATGA
- a CDS encoding PadR family transcriptional regulator: MSLKSQLLKGVLDGCILAVIEKEPVYGYELSKKLQDAGLLDVSEGTIYPVLLRLQKNGYIRGEMRPSESGPNRKYYFLTQVGEEALNVIAEEWEKIATPVQTLFNRREKDVKCEKLN; this comes from the coding sequence ATGTCTTTAAAAAGTCAGTTATTAAAAGGAGTTTTAGATGGATGTATTTTAGCTGTTATTGAAAAAGAACCTGTGTATGGATATGAATTGTCAAAGAAACTTCAGGATGCTGGGCTATTAGATGTGAGTGAAGGGACGATTTATCCAGTATTATTGCGGCTTCAAAAAAATGGCTATATTCGTGGGGAGATGCGACCATCAGAGTCTGGACCAAATCGGAAATATTATTTTTTGACACAAGTTGGGGAGGAAGCGCTGAATGTAATTGCAGAAGAGTGGGAGAAAATTGCTACACCTGTCCAAACATTATTCAATCGGAGGGAAAAAGATGTCAAGTGTGAAAAACTTAATTGA
- a CDS encoding DUF1129 family protein yields the protein MSSVKNLIEQNNEKRTLLTKENEQYYSDLMVYIRLQFQLSEQQSEEVLMELLDHLIDGQNEGKSAREIFGDDPKGFADEIINQLSREDMRNTVPFYAQIIINILGISLVIRGVILGILIPFVEVNEHVFPVTILLIGFVILLFIAIVISVIFHTIKASLFQFENGKKGKWKDSMKVGLAAGTGMALVILAARFLPDLGPKFFFPWYMSLVVGAIFWGIARVVKKHFS from the coding sequence ATGTCAAGTGTGAAAAACTTAATTGAACAAAATAATGAGAAAAGAACGCTGTTAACAAAAGAAAATGAACAATATTATTCTGATTTAATGGTGTATATACGACTTCAATTTCAACTTTCCGAACAGCAGTCAGAGGAAGTGCTAATGGAGTTGTTGGACCACTTGATTGATGGTCAAAATGAGGGAAAGAGTGCTCGAGAAATTTTTGGTGATGACCCAAAAGGTTTTGCCGATGAAATTATTAATCAATTATCACGAGAAGATATGAGAAATACTGTCCCTTTTTACGCACAAATTATAATTAACATACTAGGTATTTCTCTTGTCATTCGGGGAGTCATACTTGGTATTTTAATTCCTTTTGTTGAAGTAAATGAACATGTTTTTCCTGTCACAATACTATTGATTGGCTTCGTCATTTTATTATTTATCGCCATTGTCATTTCAGTAATTTTTCATACGATAAAAGCTTCCTTATTTCAATTTGAAAACGGAAAAAAAGGAAAGTGGAAAGATAGTATGAAAGTCGGATTAGCAGCGGGTACAGGGATGGCACTTGTCATTTTAGCAGCTCGTTTTCTGCCAGATCTTGGACCGAAATTCTTTTTCCCATGGTATATGTCTCTTGTCGTAGGTGCTATCTTTTGGGGTATTGCTCGTGTAGTAAAAAAGCATTTTTCATAG
- a CDS encoding multicopper oxidase family protein, with protein MKKKHWLLITIGVLAIIGIVIYILFHIGYLGSSTIKTNNESYAMGKQSLPIPEILEDEDPDPSKAAFTITAQKGMTEFIDGRKTETFGYNGNYLGPAIRVHRGVEVSVKVKNNLSEPTTLHWHGLKVDGEADGGPHNVIEPGDTWNPQFTVNQPAATLWFHPHYSHKTGEQVYRGLAGLFMIEDEVSESLHLPSDYGFDDIPLIIQDRRFDKNGQFDYTMKMRDTMKGMLGDTILVNGAVNPSTEVPKGLVRLRVLNGSNASVYQLHVENNQPFYQIASDGGFLEKPVKITKLELSPGERAEILVDFSTMKSGDTVRLLNNDIAFLNFVVNGTQKEVYSVPRKLTTIDKLNPKEAVKTREFIFQGMGSGVSINGKQMDMDRIDEKINYGSIEVWKINNYTNMQHPFHAHGVQFQIIERKGKRPKANEAGWKDTFIVQQGENVTVIAKFENKGTFMYHCHILEHEDAGMMGQFLVE; from the coding sequence TTGAAAAAGAAACATTGGTTACTAATTACTATAGGCGTCTTAGCAATAATTGGCATTGTTATATATATACTTTTTCATATCGGCTATCTTGGTTCATCAACGATAAAGACGAATAATGAATCCTATGCAATGGGAAAGCAATCTTTACCAATACCAGAAATTTTGGAAGATGAAGATCCAGACCCATCAAAAGCTGCATTTACGATTACAGCTCAAAAAGGAATGACGGAATTTATTGATGGGAGAAAGACGGAGACATTTGGTTATAATGGGAATTACTTAGGTCCAGCGATTCGGGTTCATCGTGGCGTGGAAGTGTCGGTGAAAGTAAAAAACAACTTATCTGAACCGACAACACTTCATTGGCATGGTTTAAAAGTCGATGGAGAGGCTGATGGTGGCCCGCATAATGTTATTGAGCCAGGGGATACGTGGAACCCGCAGTTTACAGTCAATCAACCGGCTGCGACATTATGGTTTCACCCCCATTATTCGCATAAAACTGGCGAACAAGTGTATCGTGGATTGGCGGGTCTTTTTATGATAGAAGATGAAGTTTCAGAATCATTACATCTCCCAAGTGATTACGGGTTTGATGACATTCCTCTTATTATACAAGATCGTCGCTTCGATAAAAATGGACAGTTTGACTATACAATGAAAATGCGTGACACGATGAAAGGGATGTTAGGTGATACGATTCTTGTTAACGGAGCGGTAAATCCATCTACGGAAGTTCCAAAAGGGCTAGTAAGATTACGTGTGTTAAACGGATCAAATGCTAGTGTTTATCAACTTCATGTTGAAAATAACCAACCATTTTACCAAATTGCAAGTGATGGAGGCTTCCTTGAAAAACCGGTTAAAATAACAAAATTAGAACTTAGTCCTGGTGAACGGGCAGAAATTCTAGTTGATTTTTCGACGATGAAAAGTGGAGATACTGTTCGTCTATTAAATAATGATATCGCGTTTCTTAACTTTGTCGTGAACGGTACACAAAAGGAAGTTTACTCAGTACCAAGGAAGTTAACTACTATTGATAAACTGAATCCGAAAGAGGCTGTGAAAACAAGGGAATTTATTTTTCAAGGAATGGGTTCGGGTGTTAGTATTAATGGAAAACAAATGGATATGGACCGAATTGATGAGAAAATTAACTATGGCAGCATTGAAGTTTGGAAGATAAACAACTATACAAATATGCAGCATCCTTTCCATGCCCATGGCGTTCAGTTCCAAATTATTGAACGAAAAGGAAAACGACCAAAGGCAAATGAAGCGGGTTGGAAAGATACGTTTATTGTCCAGCAAGGTGAAAATGTTACGGTTATCGCGAAGTTTGAAAACAAGGGAACGTTTATGTATCATTGTCACATCCTTGAACACGAAGATGCTGGGATGATGGGTCAGTTCCTAGTTGAGTAA
- a CDS encoding plasmid pRiA4b ORF-3 family protein: MIYQLKVMLKESKPPVWRRIEIRDTASFYDLHKVIQIAFHWYNSHLHAFSIRKSNSVLMDDYYSIGPELEEEEAFTPHKYNERDLQLKDILIKEKDRIFYTYDFGDDWEHEVLLEKISEEKEGVYYPRCTKVMRDVPEENSRYIYLQTGIITDEVDSKQVMADINEELEEEFTGRSVQSMFDEDDVFHIREDTHNGSTWEELIDLAEEYKNLAPWKWIDDDQIVVIQDPVTRENMYCSVLGGADIEYGLSIFIGQEGYHYLMNLFNEQIKDKHDFLRLRGISLYFTDRNELEEFDVDLLKQYGRTYRGKKQWIQFRSFKPGYFPWLLDEEEARLLSVVLRQLIPIVTSAYEDSTLLEPGTVNYFSASIDEETKTETLEESSLLVNELELQQLKHQYKKFNAPVEFGCEYIFFPTQIQPSDRPFYPKLILGLDRRKQIIVYHYLTGDPTEDLASILQQSVVELVKQLNGIPRELWITEETENFIKPVAKKLNINLLVVEQLPLFENAREELERMMAH, translated from the coding sequence ATGATCTATCAACTGAAAGTTATGTTAAAAGAAAGTAAACCACCAGTTTGGCGTCGGATTGAGATACGAGACACAGCGTCTTTTTATGATTTACATAAAGTCATTCAAATTGCATTCCATTGGTATAATAGTCATTTGCATGCATTTAGTATTAGAAAAAGTAATTCTGTCTTAATGGATGACTATTATTCTATTGGTCCTGAGTTAGAGGAAGAAGAAGCTTTTACCCCTCATAAATATAATGAACGAGATCTTCAATTAAAAGACATACTAATAAAAGAAAAAGATCGCATCTTTTATACATATGATTTTGGTGATGACTGGGAGCATGAAGTTTTGTTAGAAAAAATTAGCGAAGAGAAAGAAGGTGTTTATTACCCGCGTTGTACAAAAGTCATGCGTGATGTACCAGAAGAGAATAGTCGTTATATATATTTGCAGACAGGGATTATTACGGATGAAGTGGATTCAAAACAGGTCATGGCTGATATTAATGAAGAACTAGAAGAAGAGTTTACTGGTCGAAGTGTCCAAAGTATGTTTGATGAAGACGATGTTTTTCATATCCGAGAGGACACTCACAACGGTTCAACGTGGGAAGAGCTTATCGATTTAGCAGAGGAATATAAAAATTTAGCACCATGGAAATGGATTGATGATGATCAAATTGTTGTGATTCAAGACCCGGTCACAAGGGAAAATATGTATTGTTCTGTATTAGGTGGGGCCGATATTGAATATGGACTGTCTATATTTATTGGACAAGAAGGTTATCACTATTTGATGAATCTTTTTAATGAACAAATAAAAGATAAACACGACTTTTTACGATTACGAGGAATTTCGTTATATTTTACTGACCGTAATGAGCTTGAAGAATTTGATGTTGATCTTTTAAAACAATATGGCCGTACGTATCGTGGAAAAAAGCAATGGATTCAGTTTCGAAGTTTTAAACCAGGTTATTTTCCGTGGCTATTAGATGAGGAAGAGGCTCGTTTACTATCAGTCGTACTTCGGCAATTAATACCGATTGTTACTTCAGCTTATGAAGATTCTACTTTGCTTGAACCCGGTACTGTTAACTACTTTTCAGCTTCCATAGATGAGGAAACAAAAACGGAAACACTTGAAGAAAGTTCACTACTTGTAAATGAGTTAGAACTACAACAATTAAAACATCAATATAAGAAATTTAATGCTCCGGTTGAGTTCGGTTGTGAATATATCTTTTTTCCAACGCAAATTCAACCAAGTGATCGGCCATTTTATCCTAAACTGATTCTTGGCCTTGATAGAAGAAAACAAATAATTGTGTATCATTATTTGACAGGGGATCCTACAGAGGACTTAGCTAGTATACTCCAACAGTCGGTCGTTGAATTAGTAAAACAATTAAATGGAATTCCACGGGAGCTTTGGATAACAGAAGAAACCGAGAATTTCATTAAACCAGTCGCGAAAAAGTTGAATATTAACCTTCTCGTTGTTGAGCAATTACCATTGTTTGAAAATGCTCGGGAAGAATTGGAAAGAATGATGGCACATTAA
- a CDS encoding SulP family inorganic anion transporter codes for MFNKLLFSERFESYSLQDFQKDFISGLIVGVIAIPLGMAFAIASGVKPEHGIYTTIIAGILISLFGGSRFQIGGPTGAFIPILFGVVITYGFENLLIAGFMAGIILLLMGIFKLGSLIKYIPRPVTIGFTTGIAVIIFVGQIPNFLGLSGVKNQEYFIDNVKEIWLHICSINLFSILTAFICFLMIMLTPKLFPKVPGPLIGLVVSTLVASFFFPSKVATIGSTYGGIPSQLPSFHFPEVTFEKIQLLMKPAFVIAILGAIESLLSAVVADGMTNKKHNSNRELVGQGIANIVTPLFGGIPATGAIARTATNIKSGAVSPLSGIIHGVVVLIVLLLFAPFASKIPLASMAPILMVVAWNMSERHVFIHLLKTKTGDSFVLLTTFLLTVFINLTVAVQAGLVLAVIIFIKRMSDIMVIKKALPNLEHKNNKIESLIEPNPRTCPQISIYNIEGPLFFGAAQSFEQSIMNTINYKPKVLLLRMGKVPFMDTTGASNFSSIVNHFSKNGTVIISGIKEQPKQVLQKMGLYDQIGEENFFAHTGDAIDYALTKLDRDICAGCKRFAFNECHALSKESKIEREHTHSTVTQY; via the coding sequence TTGTTTAACAAGTTGCTTTTCAGCGAGCGATTTGAAAGTTACTCGCTACAAGATTTTCAAAAAGATTTCATATCGGGATTAATCGTCGGTGTTATCGCAATTCCTCTCGGGATGGCGTTTGCCATTGCTTCAGGGGTAAAACCTGAACATGGGATTTATACGACTATCATTGCAGGGATTTTAATATCACTTTTCGGAGGTTCACGATTCCAAATTGGTGGGCCAACTGGGGCGTTTATTCCAATTTTATTCGGAGTTGTTATTACGTATGGGTTTGAAAACTTACTCATAGCTGGATTTATGGCAGGGATTATTTTATTATTAATGGGGATTTTTAAACTTGGTTCACTTATAAAGTATATTCCTCGACCGGTAACAATCGGGTTTACAACTGGGATAGCCGTAATCATTTTTGTTGGACAAATTCCTAATTTTCTTGGGCTTTCAGGAGTGAAGAATCAAGAATACTTTATTGATAATGTAAAAGAAATTTGGCTGCATATCTGCTCAATTAATTTATTTAGTATATTGACAGCTTTCATTTGTTTCCTCATGATTATGTTAACGCCAAAGCTGTTTCCAAAAGTGCCAGGTCCGTTAATTGGTCTCGTTGTTTCGACACTTGTTGCTTCATTCTTTTTCCCAAGTAAGGTGGCGACAATTGGCTCAACTTACGGAGGAATTCCAAGTCAATTGCCGAGTTTCCATTTTCCAGAAGTGACGTTTGAAAAAATCCAACTGCTTATGAAACCGGCGTTTGTTATTGCCATTTTAGGAGCAATTGAATCGCTATTATCAGCTGTTGTTGCGGATGGAATGACGAATAAGAAACATAACAGTAATCGGGAGTTAGTTGGTCAAGGAATTGCGAATATTGTTACACCTTTATTTGGTGGTATTCCAGCGACAGGGGCAATTGCCCGTACAGCAACGAATATTAAAAGTGGAGCGGTATCACCTTTATCTGGTATCATTCATGGAGTAGTTGTTCTTATCGTTTTGCTTCTATTTGCACCATTTGCATCGAAAATACCGTTAGCAAGTATGGCACCGATTTTAATGGTAGTAGCTTGGAATATGAGTGAACGTCATGTTTTTATTCATCTGTTAAAAACGAAAACAGGGGACTCCTTTGTATTACTAACAACATTTTTATTAACTGTTTTCATTAATTTAACGGTTGCCGTTCAAGCAGGTCTTGTATTAGCAGTTATCATTTTTATTAAACGAATGAGTGATATAATGGTAATCAAGAAAGCTTTACCGAACTTAGAACATAAAAATAATAAGATTGAAAGTTTAATAGAACCGAATCCTCGTACTTGTCCACAAATAAGTATTTATAATATTGAAGGACCACTTTTTTTCGGGGCAGCTCAAAGTTTTGAACAATCGATTATGAATACAATTAACTATAAACCGAAAGTACTACTTCTCCGTATGGGGAAAGTTCCGTTTATGGATACGACAGGGGCTTCAAATTTTTCGAGTATTGTTAACCACTTTTCCAAAAATGGAACGGTCATCATTTCGGGAATAAAAGAGCAACCGAAACAAGTTTTACAGAAAATGGGTTTATATGATCAAATTGGCGAGGAGAATTTTTTTGCACATACGGGAGATGCCATTGACTATGCACTTACAAAACTTGATCGGGATATATGTGCTGGATGTAAACGATTTGCCTTTAATGAATGTCATGCGTTATCAAAAGAAAGTAAAATCGAACGAGAACATACACACTCCACAGTGACGCAATATTAA
- a CDS encoding ArsR/SmtB family transcription factor has protein sequence MDQDMQTFKSDFFKALAHPLRIKILEVLVDGEKSVNEIQSAIGSEGSAVSQQLMILRSKNIVVGVKDGNRVIYSLRDPLIVDLLRVAKQIFNNHLVNTIQLLDQLNSDAE, from the coding sequence TTGGACCAAGATATGCAGACATTTAAATCAGATTTTTTTAAAGCATTGGCACACCCACTTCGAATTAAAATACTCGAAGTTTTAGTAGATGGAGAAAAAAGTGTAAATGAAATCCAAAGTGCAATCGGTAGTGAAGGGTCAGCGGTATCCCAGCAATTAATGATTCTTCGGAGTAAAAATATTGTCGTTGGGGTGAAAGATGGGAATCGGGTTATTTATTCATTACGTGATCCTTTAATCGTTGACTTACTTCGTGTAGCGAAACAAATTTTCAATAACCATTTAGTCAATACGATTCAGTTGCTTGATCAATTAAATAGTGATGCTGAATAA
- a CDS encoding GbsR/MarR family transcriptional regulator, producing the protein MIEAVQQKITHIEERIIENIAENMRIFGIPATVGRVLGTIYMNGSPMTLDTLSEATGLSKTRMSQVVREMVEHNIAYKVFEKGVRKDLYNVEHDYYQTFISLITSNWQMMIKKNRRTGKLFQEELLSILEHEELDETTEHKVNQLLEETKKWLDYYDWLHRFTDLLDSGEIFQYVPKSNKKSL; encoded by the coding sequence TTGATTGAGGCGGTTCAGCAAAAAATAACACATATTGAGGAAAGGATTATTGAAAATATCGCTGAAAATATGCGGATATTTGGTATACCTGCAACAGTTGGACGAGTTCTTGGTACGATTTATATGAACGGTTCACCAATGACGCTTGATACGCTATCAGAGGCAACCGGATTGAGCAAAACACGTATGAGCCAAGTCGTCCGCGAAATGGTTGAACATAATATTGCTTACAAAGTGTTTGAAAAAGGGGTAAGGAAAGACCTTTATAATGTTGAACACGATTATTACCAAACTTTTATTTCTTTAATCACCTCTAATTGGCAAATGATGATAAAGAAAAATCGCCGAACAGGGAAACTATTTCAAGAAGAACTTCTTTCAATATTGGAACATGAAGAATTAGATGAAACAACTGAACATAAAGTGAATCAATTATTAGAGGAGACAAAAAAATGGCTTGACTATTACGATTGGCTCCACCGGTTCACTGATTTACTTGATAGTGGAGAAATATTCCAATACGTCCCGAAATCAAATAAAAAGAGCCTATAA
- a CDS encoding betaine/proline/choline family ABC transporter ATP-binding protein (Members of the family are the ATP-binding subunit of ABC transporters for substrates such as betaine, L-proline or other amino acids, choline, carnitine, etc. The substrate specificity is best determined from the substrate-binding subunit, rather than this subunit, as it interacts with the permease subunit and not with substrate directly.) yields MLKFEHVSKIYKGQKRAVNNLNLQMNEGEFICFIGPSGCGKTTTMKMINRLIEPTEGAIYLKEKNIMEMDPVELRRKIGYVIQQIGLFPHMTIEQNISLVPRLLRWPLEKQKKRASELLSLVNMTSDYLHRYPSELSGGQQQRIGVLRALAADQPLILMDEPFGALDPITRDSLQTELKKLQQKLNKTIVFVTHDMDEAIKLADRIVIMKDGEIVQFATPDEILRNPANEFVEEFIGRERLSQVQPHIQTVDQIMNPAPVTVTPNVFLSEAIRLMKQKRVDSLLVVNRNNKLEGYIDFEMIDQKRSQASRVAEVVEKDILKVETGTFVRDTIQTILKRGLKYVPVVDHDGRLVGIVTRTNLVDVVYDSIWGNDTEGIAQ; encoded by the coding sequence TTGCTGAAATTTGAACATGTGTCAAAAATTTATAAAGGACAGAAACGAGCTGTAAACAATTTGAATTTGCAAATGAATGAAGGAGAGTTTATTTGTTTCATTGGACCGAGTGGTTGTGGAAAAACGACAACAATGAAAATGATTAATCGGCTCATTGAACCGACAGAAGGAGCAATTTATTTAAAGGAAAAAAACATTATGGAAATGGATCCAGTTGAATTAAGAAGAAAGATTGGCTATGTTATCCAACAAATTGGTTTATTTCCCCATATGACAATTGAACAAAATATTTCTCTTGTTCCACGTCTCCTAAGATGGCCTCTGGAAAAACAGAAAAAACGTGCGAGCGAATTATTATCTCTAGTGAATATGACTTCCGATTATCTTCATCGTTATCCAAGTGAATTAAGTGGTGGTCAGCAACAACGAATTGGTGTACTCCGGGCGCTTGCTGCAGATCAGCCGCTCATTTTAATGGATGAACCTTTCGGTGCGCTTGATCCAATTACACGGGATTCATTACAAACAGAATTGAAAAAACTACAACAAAAATTGAATAAAACAATTGTATTTGTCACCCACGATATGGATGAAGCGATAAAATTGGCGGACCGTATTGTAATAATGAAAGATGGGGAAATCGTACAGTTTGCAACTCCAGATGAGATTTTACGAAATCCAGCAAATGAATTTGTTGAAGAATTTATCGGACGGGAAAGACTTTCTCAAGTTCAACCGCATATACAAACGGTTGATCAAATAATGAACCCTGCGCCAGTAACCGTTACACCAAATGTATTTTTATCTGAGGCGATTCGTCTAATGAAACAAAAACGAGTAGACTCACTTCTTGTTGTTAACCGAAATAATAAATTAGAAGGCTATATTGATTTTGAAATGATTGATCAAAAGCGTTCGCAAGCGAGTCGCGTAGCTGAAGTCGTTGAGAAGGATATATTAAAAGTCGAAACGGGGACATTTGTGCGAGATACGATTCAAACGATTTTAAAACGTGGACTAAAATATGTTCCTGTTGTCGACCATGATGGACGATTAGTCGGTATTGTCACACGTACGAATCTGGTCGATGTTGTTTACGATTCGATTTGGGGAAATGATACAGAAGGAATTGCGCAATAA
- a CDS encoding ABC transporter permease — protein MDSFISFMNENGADLLLKSWEHIYISLIAIVAGVLVAIPLGILLTRLPKIANFILGLLNVLQTIPSFAILALFIPLLGVGIIPAIVALFFYSLMPILRNTYIGLRDVKKDLIEAGVGMGMNEWERIRLVELPLAIPVIMSGIRLAAVFLIGWATLASYIGAGGLGDYIFSGMNLYKPEFILAGAIPVTILALLTDLFLGKVENWVTPKGIRKTTAQV, from the coding sequence TTGGATAGTTTTATTTCATTTATGAATGAAAATGGAGCGGATCTACTATTGAAATCGTGGGAACATATTTATATCTCGCTCATTGCTATTGTAGCGGGAGTTTTAGTTGCCATCCCACTAGGTATCTTATTAACTCGTTTACCAAAAATTGCAAACTTTATTTTAGGTTTGTTAAACGTATTGCAAACAATACCGAGCTTTGCCATTTTAGCCTTGTTTATTCCATTACTAGGTGTAGGAATAATACCTGCTATTGTTGCACTTTTCTTTTATTCACTTATGCCGATTTTGCGAAATACATACATTGGTTTACGTGATGTGAAAAAAGATTTAATCGAAGCAGGGGTTGGTATGGGGATGAATGAATGGGAACGAATTCGCCTTGTCGAATTACCTTTAGCTATCCCGGTCATTATGTCTGGAATTCGTTTAGCCGCTGTTTTCCTTATTGGTTGGGCAACACTCGCCTCTTATATTGGAGCTGGTGGATTAGGTGATTATATTTTTAGTGGGATGAATTTATATAAGCCTGAATTTATTCTTGCCGGTGCGATTCCAGTGACAATACTTGCATTACTGACAGATCTTTTTTTAGGAAAAGTAGAGAATTGGGTAACACCGAAAGGAATACGAAAAACAACAGCCCAAGTATAG